Sequence from the Pagrus major chromosome 15, Pma_NU_1.0 genome:
TGAAATCTCTCAACAACCTATTTGCgaaagaataaaacattaaaatatcagttactgaaatgttttatactCTCCCTTGTCTCTCAGAACAACCCTCATGTCGTTACAACTGTGGCTGGAACCTGGGAAGCTGTTCCTGCACAAGCTCCTGTCGATACAATGGAAACTGTTGTCGTGATTACTACCGTAGGTATCATGTCCCTCAAAACTATGGTCACAATTTTAACCGAAAAGCATCTTGCATCACATTGAAATACACTACTTCAATACCATTCCTCATAAGATAATTTACTGAATTATTATCCAAAGCTTTCATAGAAAACTGACCTTACAGTGATTTGAACTGGCATCTTTTCCGCTTAATATGATGTATTTAGTGTTGAAACAGGATGTTGGGGCTGGACACACTGTGGGAGATTGTTCTAAAATCTACACCAAAGGGATATTACTCAAGGGAGAGAAAAACTGAGGTGTAAAAGATTGTAATAATTTTatccttctctctctgacatGTAGATTACTGCTCATCAACCACTGAATGGCCCACCACAGGTATGAAAACCTCTCAACAACCTATCTTACATGGTTGCCTACGACTCACCCAGCTCAACCCTCACTTTTGCAGGATCTTCAGTGTGCAAAATGAGCCTGCTGCAAAGACACTTCACTGAAATGACCCTCATGTTATCTTGTCCACTTTAAGCAACCCCCTGTGGAGGCTATCTGTTTGGCTCTGGCACCTTCACCAGCCCGAACCACCCCTCCTACTACCCAGACAACGCCTACTGTACCTGGCGTCTGAGAGCTCCGAGCGACCAAAGAATCTTCCTGTCATTCACGTACCTGCAGTGAGTGAAGAATAGACTGCTTTCTGGGGATCATTAGTATAAATGAGCAGCTTTATTATGTGAATTACAAATGGAGAAACTATGTGATGACAGAAATGACATACAGATCTCTAGAATAGCATAACTTAAAGACGCACTGCGTAGGTCAATCATTTTTTATCATCTTCTTAAAAAACAGACTGGAGAACTGCTGCTGGTGCGACTACATTAAAGTCTATGATGGATCGTTGAATATGGGGACAGTGTGCAACAGCAGTGTGTCTACTTTCCACTCTTCCTCCAACTCCATGACTGTGGTCTTCCGGACTGATGGTAGTGTGGTTGCCCGAGGTTTCAAAGCTGAGTTTATAAGCTCTCTGCCAGCGAGCTCAGGTACAATTATTGTATATTTAATAGTAGGTATAAGACATCTAGTTTTGGTTTGGTTATTAAATGTGATGAACCCTAATGTCCAATGGGGATTGTAAAGGGATGGTCTAATAAAAAGATGCCTttggttgcattgtgggtaattagGATCCAATTTTTGCTTGTTGGGGAATAAAAGTCAGGATTTTTTGGCCTctcctgctttttttcttttttttaaattggtctCTTTTGATTCCTCCAGCTTTACTCAAGTGCAAAACAATCTCCTTTCTAATTGTACATCCTAAGATCAGCCATAAGTAGTGTAGTGTAGCATTAGCATGCCCACAtcctcttttttgtcttttttatttttaccttacaaaataagtccccatccacttcagttcttaaggagaatgctgcaatgctgttttgctgtttagctccagaaatgttttgtcaacAAAGAAACGTCACCAGACTTTCCGTCGGCATGGGGGTGTGTAGAAAATGACTGGACTTGTTTGGTGTTTGTGGTGTTAAATCCTTTAAGTAATTCAAGCTGTTGAAAATGTCTTGTAAACACGGTCCTTTGGCAGGTCAAGTTACCTGTTCCTCAGACAACATGAACATTGTGGTTCAGAGGTCGTACCTGAACTCTCTTGGCTACGACGGCCACAGTATTTACCTGAATGACCAACAGTGCAGACCCCAGGTTACCAGTTATCAGGTTGTCTTCAGCTTCCCGATTGAAGGTTGTGGCAACGTTAAAAAGGTAGCTAATTCATCACCGGCTGGAAAACTTTAACAATATACAGCACTTCCCACAAATTATGGGAGAGTTACATGTCAGTGGAATCTTGTGTGTGACTATTTTCCACTATCTTCTACCTTGAACAGATTGAGAATGGCAGAGTTGTGTACACCAACGCTCTCCGGGGCTACACCTCCAGCTACGGAGAGATCATGCACCAGGTTCAGTTAAAGCTGAACGTGGCCTGTCGAATGGATCAGGACTCAGTGTCCCAGATCATGTACCTTGTTGAACATCGTGGCAACGGCAGCATTGTAGGCTCAGGCAAATTCAACACCAGCATGAACTTCTACACATCCAGCAGCTTCTACTACCAGGTGTGTTCAGGTAGTAAAGGGGTGACAGTGCAAAAAAAATCCTTTGGTAAATAAATGCTGACACTTTGAATTTATACTCTCAGGTGACTCAAGTGCCATACAAGGTGACACTCAACCAGAACTTGTATGTCCAAGTGGACCTGAGCAGGCATTTGAGCAATCTGGTCATCTTTCTTGACACCTGTGTGACCTCACCATCACCCCATGATTTCCAGAACAGATCGCACTATCTGGTCCGTAACGGGTAAGATGAGAATGTACTACTCACGTACAGTTTCAACATTATGACGTCTACGTTTTGTGTTGCGGAGATATtaacagaagttagcatgctaatcagctagaCCCGGCCTACtaggtccaaagctcctgttctagcagtgtaaacaccaccGGTACTCAGTTCGCCCTtaggactgctagctgcatggccaACTGAGCTAAGTAGCTAATGGTAgcctctatttgttttgaattcaaCAGGATGCCAatacttacatattgcacctttaagttactAACCTGCACTGAGCTCCTGttcctgttttaaatgtaaaaaaaggtGGATTTGCGTAATTAATGCTGAAACTTCTAGTATAAGAGTTTTGATAAatgatcatcagtaatgtggatatgatGACTAAtggggtaaaggcaagtattagaacagtctggtaggatcagaaaattaaaattttacattAAACGCACGATACGCTGAAGATTAAAGAAAATTTGTGctgtttctctctcgtcacGTCAGAGAAATTATcctgtaaatgtctctgatggTTTAATTTATATAACAAATGCACAATGATCCATTATTTCATCAAAAAAAGAGTCCTTTACTTAAACTGGtaatagacaagttttctgatTCAACGTATCATTActaagtaaatgttgattgcataATGTAATGGATAAAGAAGTGTTTATGTTAAAAATCTacacaattttgtctgccaccaggcacaCTGTCAACtgggaaaaggaaggttaactggTCCTTACTCTTCTGTTAACTTTACATATTCATAGTACCAGTATTGTCCAGTGACAGTTTCTCGTTTCACCTCCAGATGTCCTGTGGACAGCACCTACAGGCCCTACTACACTGGCCTCCGTCCCTATGCCCGTTTCACATTTAAGGCCTTCCAGTTCCTGCGAGCCTCAGAGTCGGTGTACATCCAGTGCAAGGTCCTGATATGCCCAGCCTCTGACAGCAATTCCCGCTGCCACAATCCACCTAACTGCAGAAATCGTGTGACCAGAGACCTGGGGACAGAACATGACAGCCAAACTCTGGTCCTGGGTCCCATCCAACTCAAAGGTCTGTAGCCATTTGTACCTGGTTTTGAATCCGATAGTGGATCAACTGAAGGATGATATCAGAAAGAAAAGTAACTGTGTTCTCATGATCTCAGGAAAACAttctaataaaaaacatttcacaatttCTCTTCCCTAGGCTctgagaaaaaggaagaagggACTATGGAGCAGGACAAGGCTTAAGTTGACACAGCAATGAGCTGCATCATATTTACCAATCATCACTACCATTCTGTTCACTGTCACACTTAACTATAATCaacctttcttctctcttcatcATTACCTGATTAAAAAGCATCATCAAAAGacaatctgtgtttgtgtatttcatgatgaacaataaatattaacatcccataataatgaaaataatacgACTGTTAGTGATAGAAAAGACGAtgtggaggaaaacaaaagacaaaacacagctCAGTTAGAAAACACTTTACTTATAAATTAGTTAGATTAATCCATGTCACAGTAAAATTATTTGCCATcccagagggagagagtgatCGCCAGAAGGCTTCGACATTCACTGTTACCTATGAACCTACGACACACTGAGAGAACACGAGGCAGTCATTACTGGATGCCCCTGTTACTGGTAAGCATGGTGACAAGGAGGTGGTCCTAAAAACAGTAACTATGCTCTCCACGCATGTTGCTATGCAACAGACAACAGTACCCAAGACAAACAACAATCTTGCTAAAGTAGCAGTCTCACTGCAACATGAATTTGCTTTTTTGACACTGAACATCTATCCAACCACTCAGAATACAATACTCAGTAAATATTCAGAAAAGCACTGGGATCCATACGGTAAAAGGGGAATCTCAGTGTTTGTTATCACAAAGGCTAAAACGTGGCATCCCCAGTGCTACGTGGCAATTCTGAGAAAGTGTTCGTATGAGACACGAGACTTGGTGATTCTGTCCTAAACATGTAGACACTGGATATCAAAGGGACTACATACAATATCAAAACATCAGAATGTGACAGTATGTAATCAAAAAGGATATGTAAAACCCTTTTAACAAACTGAGTGAAATTACCATGATGCTGGTCAAGAAGGGCACTGTGTGTCAAAACAACACGACTCCCTATAAAATCTAGTTGAACAACCTGCTGACCAAAAACCACTGATACAAAGTTTGGTCAGGTTTTTACTGTGGATGCCATCCATATAGTTTTGATCCCAAAGTTTCTTAGCAGCATTCATGGAGCAgaattttggcagaaaaaaaaaaaaaaaattgctacCATAGAAAATTACAATGGCCACTTATTTTTTAGGTTTGGGCCTATCTGTTACAGTAAGAGGAGGTTATTGTAATAACATCCATTAATCTTCAAAATAACAGTCCTCTCTATTTTCGACACACAAGAAAGTGACTATGTCAGGCACTGCAAAGAAATAGTAATGCACCAAGCACTGAAATAATTTCAACAAGGCTTAAGATCTCTCCAGGCCAACAGTTTTGCTCCCATCATCAGAGCAATCTTTAGATATACCTTCAGGAGTGTTGAGAATTTATTTGGGGCACAGCTTTAgagtttcttctttttgtttgcatgttgtGCTTCTTTTTAATAAAGGGGCATGCTTTTGAGAGTGAGAGCCAATTTGCTGTGTTAGTAGGTCCTCCCGCCTTAACTCTCTTGGCAGGTTCcacagacaataaaaaacagTACATTTTACAACTGCATGTATATGATCTCATAATATATATTCTGCCCTAAGCATCAGAGTATTATAACTTTCTTTATTCATACGAAGGACAAAGTCCTTCCAGTAACCAGTAATTTTCATTCACCTTGGTCTGACAGGGCGCCATTCAACTTGTGTAAAATGGCACCTATCTAAATTTGCTTTAGAGAGGTGCACTGAAAGCCATTTCTGTCACGGTATTGCATTAAAAGACAAATCTGAAACGCTTGCCAGTCAGTTAAATTTGTGTTCTTAAGGGAAACTCCAACATTTAATTTTTGAGCTaaacttaataaaagacaaactgaaaataaaagttagGAATTTGGTAAGCCACCACGCTAAACAAGGGTCATTAGTTTGGCTAGAAGGGCAGCCGTTTTCTGATTTATGACAGCAGTTTAGTGCAACTCCACCACCACAAATGAATTCTCAACCTGTTGAAAACACTGATCATCCCTTTATAATACACTTGAATGGGCACCATACAAAATGAAACCATCTGAATGTTGACATTTTCCTGTATAAGTACAACTTTCAAAGGCTAGGCTACATCAAGGCCAAGTAAAAGACCAATAAATAAAATTACTATGgaatcaataaaacaaagctGTCCGTTAAAAGATCTTTCAAAGACTTCCTCGTTCATCCATTACTTGTGCTGCCCCCGGGCAAAGTGGCACGCAAAGTCATACTTGCTCTTGCACTTGTGGCCGCAGATGTTGCACTGGAATGGGTTCTCGTAGCCATGGCAGCCCATGTGGATGGTGTAAAGGATGTTGTCGGGGAAGTAGATGTCACAGTGCTGGCAGTGATGCAGCACATGGGGGTCCTGAAGCGGGGCGGAGAGGCCTGGGGCCGGCGTGCTGGGTTGGCTGTTGGAGATACTAGGGGTACTGGTGCGCCCACTGTGCTCGCTGCAGGGTCCCCCTCCAGGGCTGCAATTGCTGTGGGGCGGTGCCCGGGGCTCTGGGGTGAttggggaagaggaggaggcatgGGCCATGCTGGCTGTGACAGCCACAGGAGCTGTGGCAGGGTGGGGCTGCTGGATGAGGAAGGGCTTCTCATCAACGATAGACTCTGCTCCTGGAGACATGGGAGGTTGACTCTGCGCCTGAGACTCTGAAGGGAGGCTGGCCAACTGGCCCGCCAGGGTGGACAGCTGGTTCAGGGGATTATCCATCACCATGTCATGGTGATGGTGATTTTGATTGGTGGAGTGCCCATCCTCGACTGCTCGACTCTGATTATCATAGGTCTCCTGACGTAAGTGAGGCAGCTCATGGGAGAAGTCGTTCACATTATCAGCCTTGTGCACCACCATTGAAGGGGGGCTGAAGTTGATGAGGAGTCGGCGGCCGTAGCCCAATGAGCTGGCCTTCTTCTGTAAAACACTCAGCATCTTCTTATGGGAAAGCGAGCGAGCACCTTTCATCGGCAGGAGTTTGTGGCGTCGACGGCGATGGTGTGACAAGTTGCTACGATCACTGCAGCGGAAGGAGCACAGCTCGCATTTATAAGGCTTCTCGCCGGTGTGCGATCGCATGTGGGCCTCCAGGTGACGCTCATAGGCCGAAGCAAATGGGCACAGGTGGCAGCGATGaggtttctctcctgtttcaAAGAGGAAAACAGGCTAAGTAACAAAATCTTGTGAATGTCATCCCCTGGAAATGAACTACTAACACTCACCTGTGTGAATGCGGATGTGCTCGATGAGTCTCGCTGTGCCTCTGGTTGCGTAGTTGCAGTAGCGGCACTTGAGCTTCCCGTCATAGGTCCTCTCAAAACCATCCACAAGGATCCCTGAGCTGTCCTCCAGGGACATGTCCACTGAGGGGTGATCCAGTCCATTCTGACTGCAGTCTGCATACAATAACAATAGCAGAGCTTATCAtttaattatcaaaaaaaaaatggaatgaCATACCATACAAACACTGATTATACTTTAGGGAAACACTGTAGCTACTCTTCATGCATTTCTACAGTTGATTACAAAACactacattcacatttaagtgACTACAACAGCTTTTATTACAGACTTATTCAAGTATATGGATAAGGATGACCATGTCCGTTTACTTGAGCAGCTATGACAACATTCATGAAATTGCAAATTGTGTAAAGTACCTGAAATCAGATATCAGACAATGTTTATAGGTGAACCTGTCAGCTGTTTGCCCAAACTGCAGACAAGCCAGACGCCttaaaaaactgctgaatatgCATTGTAGGTTGGATTGTAGACAATAGATGCCACAGCTAGTTACCTGGAGGCAGCTCGTCCGCCTCCTTGACGCCGCTGACGGAGCCTGATATCATATTCACATGTTGAGTCTGCTGGCTCAGATACTCTTGGAAATCCTTCACAAAGTCAAGCGTGTCTGGTTTTTCCTCACCCATTGAAAGAAAGTGATGCAAATGTCCAGCCGAGCACAATTACTGAAGATCAAAGATGGATCAGCGTGAGGTCAGGGAATCATCActtaaatgtaatgaaaaataaacatgcaaccaacaaaataaaaataaaaaactcaaaGTAGCACTCATCTACGTTAGctagctgatttttttttttttttttttttgttacagatGCACACATACCTCTTTGAATATAAGTTGCTGTTGGTTAAATGTGaccagttttgtttgtttggtggtGTAAACCGGATTGAGGCTATccagacacaaagacaggatAATCCTGGAATCCGTGATTGACAAGCAGGAAATCGGCGCGATCCGATGTCTGGTCGGTCGCTCCTACACACCGCTCATCATCGTCATGTTGTTACCAAAGCTACGTACGCTACGTTAGCCagacagctaacgttagcttatcTAGGAGAAAGCATCGTTGTCAACAGTAACGCCGTGTATCTGTCTGACACGGTCATCATTTACATCGTCTGTACGCGCTTGAGTGAACCCTCGACAGCAAtaatagtttaaaaaatgtctttaagcCGAATCACTTGCTACAAGTCACACAAAAAGACAGCCTgctaaatcaaaacaataaagcGGTTGAGGGGTGAAAGTTCGCTGTGTGTGCACCGGTGAAAGCCGTCCGGCCACCTGCTCGATGCGCCCGCGAAACAAGGTTCCCTCCACTCAAGCGGTAACTTTGGTCAAATACACAGCAACACAGTGTCTCATAtagtatgaaaaaaaataaacattactgCTCAACATTTGTAAAGTATAATATGAATCGACAAGGAGCCGTTTGCCAATATATCTGTGCTTGAAGACCGAAGTTAGCTAACTAAACATTTTGCTAGTCGTCACGACCTGAGAACTTGCTACAGAGGAATGGGGTAAGATACAGTTTAGCATAAGTAATGTATTATTCACAAATAAACAGGCTTACTGCAGTTTTTGACATGTAGTTAGGCATAGGAGAGGGGTAGGTCTCTCATTTATTAATCCCTGTTTTCAAACTAAACATGTGAAGGAGTGCTAACATCTAAAAAGACTGTCCAACTAGCTAAAAAACACCTGACAGGTGAGGTGATTTCAGCAGCCTTAACATGatgttacaaagtgttttaaactCTTTGATAACGTGTAGCAATATATCTTCAGCACTAGCTAACATAATataacagtaaaaacaacaataaacaaactctttgttttcatgactgaataattaaataaacaaactgaccttaaaggacatcacaatttcataccgtttcactttgtttatatgtggcggaccctgccacctttctagcttcaaacagtgttctggggaccttattttcctccgagagcagcttgtttattcagttgtggaaaagaTAAGTGTTtccaaaacattaaatattgatGATATTAAAATcgtgagtttgaatttcttctccaaaactacatagtgcccctttaaagtgtgtttagtGCACAGTTTAAGTAACCCCCATACTTGAAGGAGCTGGTTGTCTGCCATCTCTTTTTAGAAAGAATCTTTGTTATTCAAAAAAACTCTAGATTACATGTCATTGTgtcataatttatttaaaaaaacattttttatcagtaGTGAAACCTACCAAACACACCTTCAACAATGCACTTTGTCACCCAAGCGTAGTGGCTTTTTTGGACTTGAAACACCCACCTGTTGCCACCAGCTAATGAAGTTAACTGATAGCATGTCCACCCTCATCCATGACGTGACACACTTTGGGATGTACAGCTTGCAATTATGAGCAAGTGGCAAATGAGGCACAACAATTGCATTACTTTCAAAAGCTATTGACTCATTCATGTTTTATCACAATCAATAATTTACCAGTAAGCGCTTGGTGAAGATCGCGTTGCCCCATTTGTGTCAAAGTTGTAGGAAAACCACTGAGGAGAAGATGATAAACGACCACGTTGAGCGAGACTGCTGTATCCTTTTACCACATTACAACTGCAACTGTCGGAGCATTAGAGTTACAGCAGTAATGTAAACCTGCTACCAATGAATTCTTTACCTTGTAACATGAGTAACACTCCTTTAAAATGCATCAAGGTATCTACACTTTATTCTGTATagtaactgtgtgtgtatgatgtaCTTTTGTGTCACTTTACAGAATTATAGGAGTGATTTCAACCTATTCTGACATTTCTTGACAGGTACATTTGGCCCTGCATGTACACCTGCTGCGCCACATGTGAGTACAGTTCAACATCTGGACACTAGATGGCGCACATGCCTCAGTGGTGAAATCCCATTTGAACCACACACTGTTTTGAGACACAAGCACTCCACCTGACACAAGATACAAAGCTAACACACGTAGGCTGGCATTGTTTATAAGTCCTAACCTTACAGAAGAGGCTTGACTCATCAAGATCACACAGTTCATGGCTATCACTGTACAGACTATGTAAGCTTAGTGTACAGTCAGCTAGTGAGTCCTGTCAGCTGCCAGTCCCAGGGGACAGCATGTACACACAGGACCAGTGGAAGACGTGACAGTCGACCTCATCAGTTGAACCATGACCGCCGGAGCAGCCAATTACATCACCTTCTAACAGCCTGTCCACactaatgttattttattgCAATTTAATTATGCTCAGGTTTCCACCGGGGCCAGATCCTGTTGAATAATTTACACACAGCCACAATGATTTGTCGGCACGAAAAGACAAAGTGCGCACTTCTCTGTGCTCTCATTTGTTTCAATAGGTATGTTTGATATAAATCGTTAAAACAATAATCTTGTGTTGTATTTTCAACCGAGCATTTCCTGCTGTTATGCGGCCTTTGGGTTGAAGGACAGATTTATTAAGCCTAAAAATACTGAAGGGGAATAATTGGTCAAACTTAATTTTGCATTAATGACATGTCCACTGCACGATATATTAAGCTGTTCTTTTAAAGGGCAGCGAGCATGTATTAATGAGACCGAGAGCAGGTAATACTCTAATAGGGCTTACTAGGGCTGGCATTTACACCCAATAATGCTGTAGTCACGCTGATGGAAACCTGCATAGAAATTACTTCCTACAGTGTGCCTCAGTTCAAACTGTGTTGGATGTTGCTAATATCTGATATAATATAAATCAAACACACTGATCCAGAAACGTCCGTCTATTCTGATACAATTACTCATATACTTAACATTTTGTAAAGGCCTGACTTGAACTCGAAACCTTTACAAGACTAATCAAAATTACACGAGCGCGTTTGAATATACACACTGCCACATGTAGAATGGGCTCTGCGACAACACCTGTCTTTGAGAAGGTTGCAGTGTTATCCACTTGCTCTGATTCACATTTAAAAGGCCTGAATGAAAAGGTTCCCTTCTCCTCTTAAGCGCTTGATTTACAGGCTGTTTGTGGTTTAACGCCACACAAGACAATTGATTCGCTCCTCCTTCCCTGAAAGAAATTGGAATTTAATTTAGAGAAGGTCTTAAGCAGTTTTTAAAGACTTGGTGTCATTTGTTGGGCTTGTGTAAAAGCTGCATTAGAGATTACCCTCCTGGAAAAGCTTTTTAATCCTAGACAAGTGCAGCCATAGTAACGGTAGACGGGAGCCTCTTAGAGGCAGAAAGGTGAAGGGGGACTTTGACAAGATTTATTCTTCTCTTACTGAGACTGTTTCTTTCTTGAGGTCCCCCGCTCCACGAGGAGCATTTGAAAAAGAACTGAGAGGTGGGGGAAAGGATAAAGGAGGTATATATTAagcttttctttcctctcaccACTTAATTTCCTTGCAGGCGCGCCTTGCGCCGTTGTAATGAATGTAATTGCCGCCTTTGATGAGAATGCTATTATCTGGATCACACTTTACATGGGCAAACAAGACTGcccctccctctgcctccacctcccATTTAACTCAGCAATGAGACCCCCCAATTATGCAGGGAACAAGTGGCTTTTCATAAAGCCAGCGTGTCGCTCTTGATTGGTGAGGCTTGGAGCCGGCTCCATGTGGACAAAGGATAGATTAGATGTGATATAGGCACACCAAAAACCCCATTTCCTTGATTAATTTCCTGCATGCCTCGCAGAAAGGGCCCGCTCTCTCTCCACTGAATTCTATCTCTCCTTTAAAGACAAACTTTCATCTTTTGATAGATGTGGCAACTcaatggacagacagacattttattgaccCAAGTTTGACCACAGCTGCCTGGGCTTTAGAGGGGAATAGGagcaaaaagagaaatgtttcacttcagcGTGAGAGGATGGGCTTATTTTTCTTATAAAAAGCTCAAAATCTTTTGTGGCCCTGACTGTATTTTTCTGCCCTCAGCTGGGATCAACTCACTCTTCATGCTGATCTTTTTGTGCTCtcatgcacacaaaacacagagcactcgctccttctctctctttcacacacccacactcacgGACACACAGCGGCACGCTAAACAGCCATTTGATGATAGTGGCAAACAGATATGATGGGACTTTATGAGGCGATGCGCGATAAAGCTGCTGTCACCTTAGGAAGTCTAAGTGTTCTTCTGACTGCCTTATTACCGTATTAAAGCACCACTcgacaaattcacacacacctcagccCGGCTCTGACAACCCGGCGTGATTCTGTCCAATATTCCAGCGGGCTGAAATATCGAGAACAATCAAACAGACTGTCACCAGTGACAGATTACACTATTACTCCTCAAAGATTGTCATCCTTGAAATGTATTCATAGCCATTTCTTCTTTATTGGTGAGTGATTATTCCTCTAAGCAAGCAATTCCCAAGTGATAAATTGGTAATCAATTCATTTGACTATTATGCTTTGAGAATGGCTCCAAGGGACCGGCAGCATTGGTCACTCTTATTCACTTGCATATATATCCAACACTAACTCAGGGTGCTGCTGGACCTGATGGATGCCGGCAGCCCGACCACCTGACTCTCAAAGGTTTATACCATCAGAAACAGGTTGCCATCCGGACCCAGTCACGACAGAGAAAGAATTGGCCAATATTTTTGACTGAAGTGGCATTTTAGCAGTATTTATTTGATGGTCCCACTACCAAAACCATGGGCCACAAATAAAGAAGATGGTATAATAGCTTTTGACTGGCCAGCTAGCTCCTGACTTGAAATGAAGTGTCCAGTTGTGAGTTATCGTGGCCAAACGTCATTTGTACAGCCTGAAAAGTGGGGACATTTTTCTAGCTTGTCACTCTCTGGCTATAGCTCATTGTCCTGAATGATGCCTCTGAACGCACAGTTGCCCTAATACGAGTATTTCACTCGCACCGCAAGGAGGCTGGTAATGGATTAGCCTGTCCATAGGAAGATAATATAGTGCGTCCACAGGCACATCTTTAAACACCAGTGGGTCACAGGTAGAGAATAAACTCTCAGCATGTCTCTGCTCACATTTAGTACCAATCTTAGCCATCTTCtggctgaaacaaaacaaatatctatttttttagGGCTACAACTCATGGATATATGTTGTGATCAGTCTGCtactcatttttttcattaattggtttatcaattaattgtttggtctgcccaaaaattgtgaaaatgtcctTAAAAGTATCTCAGAGccaaaagtaacattttaaaatcgaccaacagtccaaaaccaaagatAGTTAGTCTAGGCTAAACAAATCTTGTATGTGTGCCATtaatgcttgaaaaatgattaatcTTCTGTTGAACTATTAGTTTGTAAGTTGAGCTATTGGTCAATAAATCGATTCATTGACGAACAGTTTCAGTTCGACTCTTTATTTATTcgtcttttcattttgtggaCAGTCACGTA
This genomic interval carries:
- the ikzf5 gene encoding zinc finger protein Pegasus encodes the protein MGEEKPDTLDFVKDFQEYLSQQTQHVNMISGSVSGVKEADELPPDCSQNGLDHPSVDMSLEDSSGILVDGFERTYDGKLKCRYCNYATRGTARLIEHIRIHTGEKPHRCHLCPFASAYERHLEAHMRSHTGEKPYKCELCSFRCSDRSNLSHHRRRRHKLLPMKGARSLSHKKMLSVLQKKASSLGYGRRLLINFSPPSMVVHKADNVNDFSHELPHLRQETYDNQSRAVEDGHSTNQNHHHHDMVMDNPLNQLSTLAGQLASLPSESQAQSQPPMSPGAESIVDEKPFLIQQPHPATAPVAVTASMAHASSSSPITPEPRAPPHSNCSPGGGPCSEHSGRTSTPSISNSQPSTPAPGLSAPLQDPHVLHHCQHCDIYFPDNILYTIHMGCHGYENPFQCNICGHKCKSKYDFACHFARGQHK